The window AACCGCGGCACCTCCTACCCGAAATAGACAGTTAGGGACTAACATGGACCGGTCGTTGCCTCGATACATACTTAGAGTCATGTTCTCCGTGCTAACAATGACAGCATAGGTATTAGGGTTTGCTTTAAGAAGATTCTTGGCGAGATCTACCGAGATTGCGCCGGCGCTGCATCCCATACCGGAGAGATTGTATGTTTTCACGTCGGTTTTGAGCTTGTACCGGTTAACAATCATGGAAGAGAGAGATGGGTTGGGGTTAAACAAGCTGCAGTTTACAATGAAGATTCCAATATCTCTCGGTTCGACTCCTGTTTTCTTGAATAGTGAGTTGAGAGCTCCGAATATAACTAATTCGGCTTCATGTCTCGCCTCGTACATCGATGGTGTTGGTGGAGAGGTCAGCATGCAACGTGGGGCGTACGTATCATCTCCTAAACCGGATCGGTTTAGTATCCTCGTCATGAATTGGATTGTTTCTTCGGTGTAGAGTTGAGCACCTTTGGCCATGTTGAAGAACGTTTCGGATGAGATTTTGCATGAGTCGGTGGGTTGGTGACATGAGAAGTCGACGAGGTAAACTGGTTTAGACCGGGTGCTTGAGTAAGCACAGAGGAGGATGGACATGATGAGTAGACCGATCTTGACcggaaaagaagagaaaaagtcaTGGTGAAATTGAAGTAGATGAAGCTGGGAGAAAGAGAGAACGAAAAGTATAAGCAGAGGAAACTTAAAATTTGCCATTGAAATGAACAATGTGGGAGATAGTTGGTTATTAGGTAGGTTTGTATTTATAAGCAACGTACAACACAACCTAATGTTTGGTATAAATAGACAATATGGGGACTGCGTTAAGGATTCGTGCTGCGGAGAACGTGGTGTGCGTTTTAAGGCTACCCTTCATAATAAAATATGGTATTACTATATAAATATCCATAGGTGAACGCACTTttgaaacaacaacaaaattgtAATCTTTTCGTGCCGTGTTGCAAGAAATTATTTCAGTACAAGAACACATAAACGACAATTTCAACATTTTATAAAGCTAAgcctttttctcaaaaaaaaaaaagaacattttgTAAAGCTACCTTAATTCACTAATTAAGCATTTTGAGCATACTAATTATTAACCTATTTATTACCAAACATAGACAGTTTTCTGATTGGATTGCGTCGACTGCACATAGCTTTCATATCATCTGagtttaacttttatttattgaatttaGCGGCTTCGAAACTTTTACACTTTACTTGGAAAAGTGTGTTGAATCATGTGTTTTTCCCTCAAATTGATGTATGTGGTTAACCAATTAATCCAAAAGAGGAAACTCGTAATAAGAAAGAGCTCCAAAGATAGAAAAAATTTATTACGAATCAGTGATCGGTTGAAGACTTGTCAGCCTACTTTTAATTATAGGTGAAGTGGTCAGTGGCTGGGAAAGTTGGAAGTGGACCAATGGGAAACATGTATTCGTACTTTTTAGGTGAGTGAGTTAGGTTGGaccatttaatttattaaaaacccTATACGAATTAGTTCACAGTTATTTGGCAGACGGATATCGTTGTATCCAACATCGTACAAACTCATCAATTCAACTCTTAAAGAAGTATCCTATATGCAGATgtttataaagatatatatttatgtggTTCTGAATGATGATTGCAACTGAACAACACAGATTAGATAATTACTAACGATGTATTATGTTTGCCGAACAAAGACTTGTAATTGTTGTGTAATGTTTTAATTTGAAGCCTGGCGCAAGAAATTTGGAGTTTTTAGAATCATTTGTTCTTAACATACTCGAATTACTTTCAACCTCATAATTAAATACAATAATAATTGGAGTGGAACACAAAACAGGCAATtaaaaagtttgaaaatatttagattttttttggagATTTCTCTTTTAGGTTTTGATAATTACTATTATATGTTTTAAGTCAGCACTCGACATTTGTTTTGCTATATGTTGCTGGTTCTGGTTTGCATTGATTGTATCGCTGTACTATTTGAAGCCTagataaattttcaatttttgtaacataaaaatatattgttaagaACGACTTGGTTTCATTATGCCAAGTGGTTACAATCAAGTATTCTTATTGGATGATGGGTATGAATAAATGCTCACTGCGTACACTTTCTCTGCATCATATTTCAATGttacaaacatatatttttagattttgattgaatacttttttgagtattttatttAGGTTTTAGATTATGTGAATTCGTACTCGGAATTTTCCTACGTATTCACATATATAAACGATATTTATAACGTTAATGCTTCTAACTATGTAAAACTTCTCACAGATTTATTGGATTATCTATGTAAATCAATTTATGATCCTATTAATTAAGCAGATGACTATCATCACAGAGGTATAGAAcctacaaatatattttcaagctGATCGTTCTATAACTTTCCATTCATAGATACCCCttacaaaatattcaatttttcggtaaatggttaatatacagaatcatataatctttagtgttgttttaaaatttctaactatattctacatttgtattatatgtattctaaactatatttcatggtacatgagcatcgttctattttttttatcaattaatttagtaaaacttcatatgttcCCTAAATCAATTGACAAACCATAATAAAATTGCGATActaaaaaacggagacaacaaaggttcaaaacctccctgaccatcatcatatgttagttcatgatacaaccatgtattaaaacaatattgtcatattttattaatttttctcaaaatctatgtgttaaccccgacaaaatattcattttttcggtaaatgattaatagattgaagcctataatcttttgtgttgtttaaaaatttctaaccacatcccacatttgtattaatgtattctaaactcttttacacggtacatggacatcgttctattttttatcaattaatttagtaaaacttcatatgctctcTAAATCATTGGACAAACTacaataaaattgctattctagtGAAATGGAGACatcaaaggttccaaacctctctgaCCATAATCATATGCTAGTTcttgatacaactatgcattaaaacaatattgttatattttttgattttttctcaaaatctatgtgttaactaacccctacaaaatattcagtttttcggtaaatggttaatatactaaAACCTATAATCttcagtgttgttttaaaatttctaactacattccacaattttattaataaattctAAACTATCTTTTGTGGTACATGGTTATcgttccattttttttatcaattaatttagtaaaattcataTGCTCTCTAAATAAGTGGACAAACCATAAAAAATCCCTATTATAGTGAaagggagacaaaaaaggttccaaacctctctggccatcatcatatgtcagttcatgatacaaatatgcattaaaataatattgtaatatttattgaatttttctcaaaatctatgtgttaacccctacaaaatattcagttttttggtaaatggttaatatactgaatcctataatcattagtgttgttttaaattttctaaccacgttctacatttatattaatgtattataaattATCATTCATGGTACATGGTTTTCTTGATACAACTACGCATTAAgacaatattataatattttttgaaattttctcaaaatctatgtgttaacccctaaaaatattcagtttttcggtaaatgattaatatactgaagcctataatctttagtgttgttttaaaatttctaaccatattataCATTTGCATTAATATAATCTAAAccatctttcatggtacatgggcatcgttctattttttatcatttaatttagtagaacttcatatgctccctaaattagtgaacaaaccacaataaaatcattattctagagaaatggagacaaaaaaggttctaaacctctcTTACCATAATCATATGATAGTTcttgatacaactatgcattaaaacaatattgttatatttttttgaatttttctcaaaatcaatgtGTTTTTTCGGTAAGTTattcggtaaatggttaatatactgaaacctataatctttagtgtggttttaaaatttttaaccatattctacatttatattaacGTGTTCTAAattatctttcatggtacatgggcatggttctattttttatcagttaatatggtaaaacttcatatgcttcctaaattagtggaccaaccacaataaaaacattattctagagaaacaaatacaacaaaagttccaaacctctctgactataatcatatgttagttcatgatacaactatgcattaaaaatatattgttatattttttgaatttttctcaaaatatatgtgttaacccctacaaaatattcattttttttggtaaatggttaatatactaaatcctataatctttagtgttgttttaaaatttctaaccacattctacgtttgtattaatatattctaAACTATATTCTATGGTACATGATtatcgttctattttttatcaattaatttagtaaactttACATGCTCTCTAAATCAGTGGACAAACCACAATATAATCGCTATTCTCGTGAAATGAAGACAAAAAAGGTATCAAacttctttgaccatcatcagatgttagttcatgatacaactatgcactaaaacaatattttcatattttttgaatttttctcaaaatatatgtgttaacccctataaaatattcagtttttcggtatatggttaatatactgaaacctataatttttatagttgttttaaaatttctaactacattctacatttgtatttatgtattctAAACTATATTCTATGGTACATGGTTAGggttctatttttttatcaattaaattagtaaactTTACATGctctctaaattagtggacaaactacaataaaatcgctattctagtGAAACGGAGACAGAAAAGGTTTCAAAcctatcatcatatgttagttcatgatacaa is drawn from Brassica rapa cultivar Chiifu-401-42 chromosome A05, CAAS_Brap_v3.01, whole genome shotgun sequence and contains these coding sequences:
- the LOC103866440 gene encoding 3-ketoacyl-CoA synthase 13, whose product is MPRVALKRTPRSPQHESLTQSPYCLFIPNIRLCCTLLINTNLPNNQLSPTLFISMANFKFPLLILFVLSFSQLHLLQFHHDFFSSFPVKIGLLIMSILLCAYSSTRSKPVYLVDFSCHQPTDSCKISSETFFNMAKGAQLYTEETIQFMTRILNRSGLGDDTYAPRCMLTSPPTPSMYEARHEAELVIFGALNSLFKKTGVEPRDIGIFIVNCSLFNPNPSLSSMIVNRYKLKTDVKTYNLSGMGCSAGAISVDLAKNLLKANPNTYAVIVSTENMTLSMYRGNDRSMLVPNCLFRVGGAAVLLSNRSQDRVRSKYELTQLVRTHKGASDKHYTCADQKEDDKGIVGVSLSRELTIVAGDTLKTNLTALGPLVLPLSEKLRFIISIVKSRLFRLKSSPYVPNFKLCFEHFCIHAGGRALLDAVEKGLGLSEVDLEPSRMTLHRFGNTSSSSLWYELAYIEAKCRVKRGDRVWQLAFGSGFKCNSIVWRALRTISASETLVGNPWGDSIHKYPVHVT